GTTCCGCGCCGGTCTATTCGTTGTCTGCTCGCCGACGCAACAGATCTCCGCCTTCGCGCCGTTGCCGGGCGCCAGCGGTGGACCGTCGGGCAAGACCCGTCGACGGGCCTCTCCCGTCGCTACGCTGTCCGTCGAAAGAGAACTTCCATCGAACTGACGGTCAGATCGTCGAAGGAATCAGTCTTGCTGCGAAAGCACGATGGGTATTTTCGTACCAGTCCCAGGTGATCGGGGTCATGCCCCTCTCGGTACTTGATGCGTTCCAGGTCGGCGCTGTTCTTTTCCCACAGGCCCCGGAAGTCTCCTACCCGCCAACGGTTCACATGCGAGAAGTCGATCTCGCGGAGGCCGTGTTCTCGGCAGAACGCGTTGAGAACGTCACCTGAGAACAGCAACTGGCAATAGGGAACGGTGATCGATTTGTAGGCGTGCTCGCCGTAAGGGGAGAAGTACAGCGGGGCAAATGACAACCAGATGCTGCCCCCCTTCTTGGTTACCCGCTTCATCTCGCCGAGCACGCGGTCGGGGCGGGCGAAATGTTCGAAGGAGTTGTATGAGAAGACGTAATCGAAGCTCTCGTCAGGGAATTCGAGGCTTTCTGCGTCCATTTGGCGGAGTTCGACGCCTGCGGCGGAGGATCGGCCGTCGAATCCTTCCGTACGGAGGTCGACCCCCGTACATCTCTTGCCCGACTCCTGCAGTGCAGCGCTGACCATCCCGTCCCAACAGCCGACCTCGAGGAACGAGATGGCCTCAGTGGCTCCTGGCAGCCCCAGGATTTCTCGGGCTCGGCTCCTTCCGCATTTTTCCAGGGAAGTCTCGTCATATCCGCCGAAGTCGCCGGGCGGGTAGGATTTCTGTAGCCGAGGAAGCATGCTGGCGGGCAGGTACTCGGGAGCTGTCGATGCACCGAGAAAGACGGCCTCTGTCCTTTTCCTCTCCGGCCCCTTCAAAAGGAAATGCAGGTCGCGAGCTTTCTGAGCGGCGTGCGGTGGGAGGACACGCTTAGCGGCTTTCTTGGCGCCCTCTCTGGCGCGCTGTCCCATATTTACGATGCTTGCGTTCACCATTGTGTTTTCCCTGCTCCGCATTCGATGTCCTGGCTGTTCACAGCCACTGAAATACACCGTGACTGCCGCCGGGTTCGCTCCGAGTACACCGCGACCGAGTCCGTAGAATTTCACTGAGTACACCGGGACGGCGTTGCATTGCCGCTCCATCTCCGGTGCATGGGAAACCCGTTGAGGTCGCTGCCTCCGCAAGGTCGAACGCTATCCGTGCTTTGGCATTCAGCAGCGAGGAATCGAGCCGAGCCGCTCGGGATTCACGCGTTCGGCCTCTGCGGCCCGAACCCCTCGCCCCGCCGCCTCCGGCCCGGCCCGGCCCGCCGAGTTCGGCCGCTTCCCCGCCGGCGACAAACTCCCCACCTGGCTGCGGCACCCCAGCCTCACCGGACTGGACCCCCGTCTTCGATGTTCTCGTCGCCCGCTACTGCGACTACTGCACCCAGCACCCACCGGTCCTGCGCCCCGGGAAACGCCCCGACGGCGGTCCCGGCCGTCCCGCACGACCAGTAGATCCAGGGAGTCATTTATCGACAGCTCCCTGGGTCGGGGAGGGCCGGCGGTGCACCGCACCTGCGCCGAGGCCCGTGCCTCCTCTGCGGAAACAGATCAGCCGTCGGAGTTCTTGCGCGGGCCGCCGATGGCGTTGCCGAGGATCACGACGCCGACCATCATGTTCCCCAAACCGTTCACGGGTGTCAGAACACGGTAAATGCCCTTGGCCACGGGCAGCCGCCAATGCTTCGGGAAGCGCTTGGCCATCTTGCTGACCGCCACATTATGGTCCCACAGGCGATATGGCAGCACGGTTGCGCCGCTGCGCAGGAGATAGCTCAGCGTGGCCTGCTTGAGGGTCGAACCGCTCCAGCGGAACACGTAGTTGACAGCCTCACCGTGCTCCTCCCACTCGGTGCCGATCAGCGTGCCCACCAGGCTTTCGGCCGGCTCAATCACGATCACCGCCCGACGAGCGACCCTGAGCATCTCGGTGAAGCCGAGCACCGGCCGCGGCAGGTGGTGCAGACCGTCCTGCACCACGACCAGGTCATAGCTTGCGTCGGGGATCTCGACCATGTTCTCGGCATTGGCCTGAGCTGTTTTGAGCGTGGGGTCCAATTGCCGGGACATGTTCAGCGCCTCGCCGGACAGATCCGAGATGGTGACGTCCTGGAAACCGTACCGGCGCAACAAGATTCCCTCTCCGCCGACTCCGGCGCAGACCACGAGAGCGCTCTGGTTCGCTGGGTCCAGCACCCCGCGCTGCCGTAGCTTCGAGAGACCGAAGAGGAGGCGCCGGTCCCGGAGAAAACGGGTCAGTGGGTCGTGGGTCGCGTGAAAGCCCCAGTCGCCACGGTCGAGGACATTGGCGTCCATGGCCAGACGCTGCGCTTCGATGCTGCTCTGCATGCCGGCCATCATCACGCCCCAGACCAGGGGGATACTGAGCGCCACGCATCCAGCTCGGCTTTTCTACACAGATGGAATAGTCCAATTCGCGCGTGATCGACGGCTGCTGCCGACCAGGACCCCCTCGCCCACACTGGCGCAACCTTGAGCAACTCCCGTGCGCGATCCCCCTCGACCACCCTGAAGCCGTCAAACTACCAGGTCCAGGCTCTTCAAAACGTCCGGACGGTGCAATGCATCGTCACCCCGAGGCGTGATCTGCCGGAACTGCCATGCGTTTTGCATCATTGTCGGTCCAGTGAGCGACCAGGGTTGCCGCCCATGAGCGTTTCAAAGCTCGCGGTTTACGCGAGAAGCCTGGCAGCTGCGTCTGTGCTTGGCGCGTTGGCTGCGTCCGTTCCGGCGCAGGCAATTGCCTCCACCAATGACAAGCGGCCGGTCACCGACCCGAAGGAGAGCCCGAGTCGCCGGGCTGTCGGCACATGCCTCCACGAGCCGGATGAGGGCACATCGAGCAGTGCCTCGACCCGGCACCGCCCGAGCCCTCGGCACGGCATCAGGCAGGCCGCCGACGTCTTCATCATCGACGCAAGCGCATCGGCGAACAGCACCGGCGGTGAGGAACCCAGCATCGCGGTCAATCCCAACAACCCCAACCAGGTGGCGATCACCCGATTCGGTCCGCAGTGTTGGAACCTGAACGCCAGCCTGCTCTACACGTCGGACGGTGGGCAGCACTGGACGAACGAGAACAGCATTCCGCCGCCGACGGGCTGGCCGACCGCAGAAGGATGCCCGTGCGACCAGACGATCGACTACGGCCGGGACGGCAGGCTCTACGGGACGTTCCAGTTCAGCCGCTCCCCCGGGAGGGCCATTGTGACGGGGTCGACCACCGACCCCACCAACCCCTCGGCGTGGAAGTGGAACGGCAACCCCGCCCAACTCACCAACAACAAAGACCAAATCGACGTCGACCAGCCGTGGCTGTTGGTGAACCGGGATCCGCAGATCGCCACCCAGGACAACGTGTACGTCCTCAGCAACGAAGATTTCGGGAGCTCGGGCCCGTCCAATGAGCTTGGCTACGTCTCCTACGGTGCCGACCCGGTCGACATCACCGTCATGACCAGGCTCGGGGGCCAACCGTCCCCTCACGTGGTGAACCCCGCCCCGCGACTGGCGACCGATCACCGCAACGGCACGGTCTATGCGCTGTACCAGCAGTCGACGACGCCCGGCACTACTCAGCCCAAGAACGTCACGTACAAGCTCAACCGTTCGACGGACGCCGGGCACACATGGACACTCAACGGCAGTGTCGACGGCCTCACCCTGAACTCGGACCCGGTCCCGAATAACCAGTCCCCCGGGTACAAGTTCGCCGGCAACACCCGTGTGGAGGGCGGTGTCCACCACGTTGCCGTCGACCCCTCGAACGGCGACGTCTACGTCGTCTACGGCGAGACCGCGGGAGGCAACAACCAGCTCAAGATCCTCCGCCTCACGTCGGACGGCGCGGGCGGCCTGAGCGTGGGGACGGCGTACGACGTGTCGACGTCGACCAACATCGGGCTCCCCTCGGTGGCGGTGTTGTCCGACGGCACCGTCGGCGTTCTGTACGACAGTTACGAGGGAACGACGCCGGACGGCTTCCCCATCGTCGCGGCGCATCTCGCACGCAGCACCGACCAGGGTGTGACGTTCAGCGACACCGTGCTGGAGCAGTTCGCCACGCCCAAGCCCGAAGCCGACCCGTTGCAGGACGCGCTGGGTGACTATCAGCAGCTCAAGGCGGTGGGCGACACGTTCCACGGCGTGTTCGCCGGCAACACCCTCGGCGTCCCCAGCGACGCGCCCGTTCACGCGGTCTACTTCAAGACCACGTCGACGCCTCCTCCGCCGATCGACCGCCACACGACGTCAGACCTCACCTCCTCGGCCAACCCCTCGATCCAGAGGCGCCCGGTGACCTTCACCGACATCATCTGCCCGGTCGACCCGAGGGCCACGGAGACACCGACCGGAGGGGTGTTCTTCAAGGCGGACGGCAAAGTGATCGGGACCGGGGCGCTGTCACCCGGCGGAGGCACACACTGCAGCTCGACAAGTATCACCACGTCCAGGTTGAGACCCGGACGGCACATCATCACCGCCTACTACTCCGGTGACCGCAACTACCTGGCCGGACCCCTGGAACAACTGACCCAGACCGTGGTGCGCTCCGGGCACCGCGCACTGGGTGGCGACGGCTCCGGTGGAGAGGGACGGAAGAACCGGAAGAAGTAGTGTCTTCGGACCGAACCCGCACAGCGTAGAACGGCGTTCGACCGCCGCCTCCCCGGAGGCGGCGGTCTGCCCTGTGCGGCGACGCACTACCTTCCGTCGTGCCCGCCGGCTCTCAGGCCGTGCCCAGA
The Streptomyces sp. CGMCC 4.7035 DNA segment above includes these coding regions:
- a CDS encoding class I SAM-dependent methyltransferase, coding for MVNASIVNMGQRAREGAKKAAKRVLPPHAAQKARDLHFLLKGPERKRTEAVFLGASTAPEYLPASMLPRLQKSYPPGDFGGYDETSLEKCGRSRAREILGLPGATEAISFLEVGCWDGMVSAALQESGKRCTGVDLRTEGFDGRSSAAGVELRQMDAESLEFPDESFDYVFSYNSFEHFARPDRVLGEMKRVTKKGGSIWLSFAPLYFSPYGEHAYKSITVPYCQLLFSGDVLNAFCREHGLREIDFSHVNRWRVGDFRGLWEKNSADLERIKYREGHDPDHLGLVRKYPSCFRSKTDSFDDLTVSSMEVLFRRTA
- a CDS encoding class I SAM-dependent methyltransferase, with the protein product MALSIPLVWGVMMAGMQSSIEAQRLAMDANVLDRGDWGFHATHDPLTRFLRDRRLLFGLSKLRQRGVLDPANQSALVVCAGVGGEGILLRRYGFQDVTISDLSGEALNMSRQLDPTLKTAQANAENMVEIPDASYDLVVVQDGLHHLPRPVLGFTEMLRVARRAVIVIEPAESLVGTLIGTEWEEHGEAVNYVFRWSGSTLKQATLSYLLRSGATVLPYRLWDHNVAVSKMAKRFPKHWRLPVAKGIYRVLTPVNGLGNMMVGVVILGNAIGGPRKNSDG
- a CDS encoding Ig-like domain repeat protein, with amino-acid sequence MAASVPAQAIASTNDKRPVTDPKESPSRRAVGTCLHEPDEGTSSSASTRHRPSPRHGIRQAADVFIIDASASANSTGGEEPSIAVNPNNPNQVAITRFGPQCWNLNASLLYTSDGGQHWTNENSIPPPTGWPTAEGCPCDQTIDYGRDGRLYGTFQFSRSPGRAIVTGSTTDPTNPSAWKWNGNPAQLTNNKDQIDVDQPWLLVNRDPQIATQDNVYVLSNEDFGSSGPSNELGYVSYGADPVDITVMTRLGGQPSPHVVNPAPRLATDHRNGTVYALYQQSTTPGTTQPKNVTYKLNRSTDAGHTWTLNGSVDGLTLNSDPVPNNQSPGYKFAGNTRVEGGVHHVAVDPSNGDVYVVYGETAGGNNQLKILRLTSDGAGGLSVGTAYDVSTSTNIGLPSVAVLSDGTVGVLYDSYEGTTPDGFPIVAAHLARSTDQGVTFSDTVLEQFATPKPEADPLQDALGDYQQLKAVGDTFHGVFAGNTLGVPSDAPVHAVYFKTTSTPPPPIDRHTTSDLTSSANPSIQRRPVTFTDIICPVDPRATETPTGGVFFKADGKVIGTGALSPGGGTHCSSTSITTSRLRPGRHIITAYYSGDRNYLAGPLEQLTQTVVRSGHRALGGDGSGGEGRKNRKK